From one Eucalyptus grandis isolate ANBG69807.140 chromosome 9, ASM1654582v1, whole genome shotgun sequence genomic stretch:
- the LOC104418558 gene encoding subtilisin-like protease SBT1.9 gives MSNVAPALCFVILQFLPSCWSQTKSETYIVHMDTLSMPKVFSDQRSWYLATLSSISEGGATSTPLDKLVYTYSSSVQGFSATLSRPELESLKRSPHYVSSTRDRPLKLHTTHTPSFLGLNSVSGAWPASEYGNDVIIGFVDTGIWPESASFHDNGIPAIPSRWKGSCVSGGDFNASLCNKKIIGARFYHRGLVANNPKAIKVSKDSARDTVGHGTHTSSTAAGNWVRGASYFGYAPGTAVGMAPKCRIAIYKAAWKHGVYASDVIAAIDQAIEDGVDILSLSMGFSSGDASSLGQDPIAVATFAAIKRGVLVVASAGNDGPLHWTLVNGAPWLFTVGASTVDREFLGTLTLGNGVRIDFSTLYPGKYFSSRLPITLMDACDNIQKLERFRDNVIVCVAKLISIGEQIENVLSARVSAAVFISSVYSSEFYTRISFPAAFVGVQAGQALIDYITKSNDPTGTLEFRKTELGKKPAPRVEGYSSRGPYSSCPDIQKPDVIAPGTLVLASWTPKSSVAKVGSGRLLFSDFNLMTGTSMAAPHVAGVAALIKAAHPTWTPAAVRSALMTTAYALDNTGSPIKDAANFDLPASPLATGSGHIDPNKALDPGLVYDLQAEDYLNLLCAMKYSQKKIKIIAKSSHSCRDASNSSRSSFNYPSFIALFGDGEAGSGAVVREFRREVTNVGEDQSSYSARVVGMEGWKVRVDPPRLVFRRRNEKKRYKLTVEGPRVLRDGLVHGSLSWVDDRGKYIVRSPIVATSLVQESP, from the coding sequence ATGTCCAACGTAGCACCCGCACTCTGCTTTGTGATCTTGCAGTTTCTGCCTTCTTGTTGGTCACAAACCAAGTCCGAAACATACATCGTCCACATGGACACTCTATCCATGCCAAAAGTGTTCTCCGACCAGCGCAGTTGGTACTTGGCCACTCTTTCTTCTATATCAGAGGGTGGAGCAACATCAACTCCTCTCGACAAGCTCGTTTACACTTACAGTAGCTCGGTCCAAGGCTTCAGCGCGACTCTCTCCAGGCCGGAGCTTGAATCTCTCAAGAGATCCCCTCACTATGTATCCTCCACCCGTGACCGCCCCCTCAAGCTCCACACTACGCACACTCCCAGCTTTCTCGGACTGAACTCTGTCTCCGGTGCTTGGCCTGCTTCCGAGTATGGCAATGATGTAATAATTGGGTTCGTGGACACCGGGATTTGGCCGGAGAGCGCGAGCTTCCACGACAACGGGATCCCTGCGATTCCCTCAAGATGGAAAGGATCGTGTGTCTCTGGCGGCGACTTCAACGCCTCCTTGTGCAACAAGAAAATCATTGGAGCCCGGTTTTACCACCGCGGCCTAGTAGCAAACAATCCCAAAGCAATTAAAGTTTCAAAGGACTCGGCACGCGACACTGTTGGCCATGGGACACATACTTCTTCAACGGCTGCTGGCAATTGGGTGAGAGGCGCATCTTATTTCGGTTATGCTCCTGGAACCGCTGTAGGAATGGCGCCGAAATGCCGAATCGCCATCTACAAAGCAGCGTGGAAACACGGGGTGTATGCTTCAGACGTTATTGCAGCCATAGATCAGGCCATAGAGGACGGAGTCGACATACTGTCTCTATCCATGGGCTTTAGCTCGGGCGATGCCAGTTCACTCGGGCAAGATCCGATCGCAGTGGCGACTTTTGCTGCTATCAAAAGGGGGGTTCTTGTGGTGGCATCAGCTGGGAATGACGGGCCACTTCACTGGACATTAGTCAACGGCGCGCCATGGCTATTCACTGTGGGCGCAAGCACCGTAGACAGAGAATTCCTTGGAACTTTGACATTGGGAAACGGTGTCCGGATCGACTTCTCAACCTTATACCCTGGGAAATATTTCTCTAGCCGACTTCCTATCACACTCATGGACGCTTGCGACAACATCCAGAAATTGGAGAGATTTCGGGACAACGTGATCGTGTGCGTCGCCAAACTTATTAGCATCGGTGAACAAATCGAAAACGTGTTATCTGCTAGAGTCTCCGCAGCTGTTTTCATTTCCAGCGTCTACTCATCGGAATTCTACACCAGAATCTCATTTCCAGCTGCATTCGTTGGCGTACAAGCGGGGCAGGCCTTAATAGACTACATCACTAAGAGCAATGATCCCACAGGAACGCTTGAATTCCGAAAAACCGAGCTAGGAAAAAAGCCAGCCCCACGCGTGGAAGGGTACAGCTCGAGGGGGCCGTACTCGAGCTGCCCTGACATCCAGAAACCCGATGTCATTGCCCCGGGAACACTAGTGTTGGCATCCTGGACTCCAAAAAGTTCTGTTGCCAAGGTTGGATCGGGCCGCCTTTTGTTTAGCGATTTCAATCTCATGACCGGCACGTCGATGGCCGCTCCCCATGTGGCGGGTGTGGCGGCCCTAATAAAGGCGGCGCATCCAACATGGACACCTGCGGCCGTACGGTCTGCACTCATGACCACGGCCTATGCCCTGGACAACACCGGGAGCCCCATAAAAGACGCTGCAAACTTCGACCTGCCGGCCAGCCCGCTCGCCACGGGATCGGGCCACATCGACCCAAACAAGGCCCTCGACCCCGGGTTGGTCTACGACTTGCAGGCCGAGGACTATCTAAACCTTCTCTGCGCGATGAAGTACAGTCAGAAGAAGATCAAGATCATCGCAAAGTCCAGCCACAGCTGCAGAGACGCCTCCAACTCCTCTCGCTCCAGCTTCAATTACCCATCTTTCATTGCCCTTTTTGGTGATGGTGAAGCTGGTTCTGGAGCTGTGGTGAGAGAGTTCAGGAGGGAGGTGACCAATGTTGGGGAAGACCAATCCAGCTATAGTGCTAGAGTGGTTGGCATGGAGGGGTGGAAGGTGAGGGTGGACCCACCAAGGTTGGTGTTTAGGCGAAGGAATGAGAAAAAGAGGTACAAGCTCACTGTTGAAGGGCCACGGGTGTTGAGAGATGGGTTGGTCCATGGTTCTTTGAGTTGGGTGGATGATAGGGGAAAATACATTGTGCGGAGTCCCATTGTGGCCACCAGCCTAGTTCAGGAATCCCCTTGA
- the LOC104418559 gene encoding mitogen-activated protein kinase kinase kinase 18, with translation MDWVRGKEIGHGGFATVHLAAPAGTCPSGLPPLMAVKSCDAALSSSLRHERRVLRELGDCPRIVRCFGDSLTAEHGGGEELYNVLLEYAAGGSLADSMKSRGKPLSEPEMRRHARSILEGLEFVHSEGFVHCDVKLQNILVFPDGGDEVKIADFGLAKRAGERLSKGGKRGGVEWRGTPMYMAPESVNCNEYEPPSDVWALGCAVVEMATGRPAWGSRAESNAYALMIRIGVGEEIPDIPEGLSEQGKDFLMKCFAKNPKKRWTARMLLKHPFLALDGVNNDEEVVRDCGADEFADSSPRCHFDFPDWVSLQLSGTSRESGSGSLSPSSEVDSDQSFVTEHAALEVSVGSSSATDRIGELASQVRPNWEHSEDWVTVR, from the coding sequence ATGGATTGGGTCCGTGGCAAAGAGATTGGCCACGGCGGCTTCGCCACCGTCCACCTCGCGGCGCCCGCCGGGACCTGCCCCTCCGGCCTCCCTCCGCTGATGGCCGTCAAGTCCTGCGACGCCGCCCTGTCTTCCTCCCTCAGGCACGAGAGGCGGGTCCTGCGCGAACTCGGCGACTGCCCGCGGATTGTCCGCTGCTTCGGCGACTCGCTCACCGCCGAgcacggcggcggcgaggagctCTACAACGTCCTCCTCGAGTACGCCGCCGGCGGCAGCCTCGCCGACAGCATGAAGTCCAGGGGGAAGCCCCTCTCGGAGCCCGAGATGAGACGCCACGCGAGGTCCATCCTGGAGGGCCTGGAGTTCGTCCACTCCGAAGGGTTCGTCCACTGCGACGTCAAGCTCCAGAACATCCTCGTATTCCCCGATGGTGGCGATGAAGTCAAGATCGCCGATTTCGGCCTGGCGAAGAGAGCCGGCGAGCGGTTGTCGAAGGGCGGGAAACGGGGCGGGGTCGAGTGGCGGGGGACGCCCATGTATATGGCGCCAGAGTCCGTGAACTGCAACGAGTACGAGCCGCCCTCGGACGTATGGGCGCTCGGGTGCGCGGTGGTGGAGATGGCGACGGGAAGGCCGGCGTGGGGGTCGCGGGCCGAGTCGAACGCGTACGCCCTTATGATCAGAATCGGGGTCGGAGAAGAAATCCCGGATATTCCAGAGGGATTGTCGGAGCAGGGGAAGGACTTCTTGATGAAGTGCTTCGCAAAGAACCCGAAGAAGAGGTGGACCGCCCGTATGCTCTTGAAGCACCCCTTCCTTGCCCTCGACGGCGTCAACAACGACGAGGAGGTCGTAAGAGATTGCGGAGCCGACGAATTTGCGGATTCCTCTCCGAGGTGCCACTTCGATTTCCCGGACTGGGTTTCGTTACAACTTTCAGGGACGAGTCGGGAGTCGGGCTCGGGCTCGCTTTCGCCTTCCTCTGAGGTGGATTCTGATCAGTCCTTCGTTACAGAGCACGCTGCCTTGGAGGTCTCGGTGGGTTCTTCGTCGGCGACCGATCGGATTGGGGAGTTGGCGAGCCAGGTGAGGCCGAATTGGGAACATTCCGAGGATTGGGTGACGGTTCGATGA